A window of the Schistocerca nitens isolate TAMUIC-IGC-003100 chromosome 5, iqSchNite1.1, whole genome shotgun sequence genome harbors these coding sequences:
- the LOC126260942 gene encoding 3'-5' exoribonuclease 1-like, translated as MANSTKASKANDAKEPIPKTLGSSPYSDAVYHELSRLNGQVNRMNKQTLIQKMRSLRLSTEGSTDVLKKRLKNYYKKRKLATINVTSSHKLYPYYVIVDFEATCEEVNPPDYPHEIIEFPAVLVNSEK; from the exons ATGGCCAATTCTACAAAAGCTTCTAAG GCTAATGATGCTAAAGAGCCCATTCCTAAGACACTGGGAAGCTCTCCTTATAGTGATGCAGTGTATCATGAGCTGTCGAGGTTAAACGGCCAGGTTAATAGAATGAACAAGCAGACACTAATACAGAAAATGAGGAGCCTACGACTGAGCACAGAAGGATCAACAGATGTTCTAAAAAAGCGCCTGAAGAATTATTATAAGAAAAGGAAGCTGGCTACAATCAATGTGACTTCTTCTCATAAACTTTACCCATATTATGTAATTGTAGATTTTGAAGCTACGTGTGAAGAAGTAAATCCACCAGATTATCC GCATGAAATAATAGAGTTCCCAGCAGTACTGGTAAATTCGGAAAAGTAA